ttttttttaatttttagataGAAAAAACAGTATAAATTAAAACAATGTAAGTATTTGAACAAAGAACGGTCAAATGGTAGAGCCCTTTAATGCCAAAGAACATACCCGGGTTTGATTCCAAGTTGCTacattcattattttattttcaaaaaaaaactccgtcggtttttttttttttttttaacataaccGACGGAGTCCTCCTTCAATTTTTGGTCGGTTTTCACTGAAAAACCGACGCAGTCCTTGGGTTTTTTCCGTCAATTTTTGCCTGTTTTTAGTAGTGTTCAATCAGTTAGCGGCACCCACTAAgtaaactatataaaaaccaTTAGATTAACCTTATGGCACATGTATTGGTCTTTCTTTAGTGCTTGGCTGCTTGCACAACTATTATGATGAAGAGAAAAGAGATCAAAGTGCAAGAGAATAttgaatatttaattaaaaaaacatgAGCATTCATCGATTCTAGTCACAAAATCgaaacaagaaaaaacaaaaaacaaaaaaacgaCAATATTATTAGCATATCTCCTATAATTCTTATAGTAAACACACTAACTTAAAGATAGAGTAAATTATTGGAGAAAAAGGAAACCATATTTTATTTCAACCATAATGGAACATGCTAGAGAAAATGTTATATTTAATTGGAAAAAGCATATAGTTTCTCCATCCTATATATGCTTCTCCCAAAACATTTTCCTACAAACACAAACATTAAACTCTATGTATGAAATCAAACACTGATACAAATTTACCTTAGTAAATGATCTCTAGATCCTACCCTTcttttattcttcaaatttccattctattttttttaacctcAATAAGGTGGTCGGGGATTTGCCCAAGCAAATGCATCATGATTCAATTGTCCACCATTTGGTAATAAATTTGGTGTAAAATTATATATAGGCAGTGATGATGGATCAGGCAATTCatgttgttgctgctgctgtTGTTGTTGCCTTCCCCCATGTGAACCTAAGGCCGGAGGTGAATTTCCGGCCTGTACTGGAGACTGGCCGGATGCACCACCTCCGacctcctcctcttcttctagTGGCAATCTTTCATAGGTTGCATTAGAAAAAGTGGCTGCTATAATCATCACTGGTCCAGCAGTAATTAATGGTCCAACAACACTACCACCCACCACTTGCCCTTGGCCACCGGCCAAGTAGACAGTTAGTCCGGTCGAGCCAGGAGGGGCTGGACCGGGCAAAAATGCTCCGGTCAACGACAAAATCTCGAATCTTCCTTGAAGAACAACTGCACCTGGAGCTGAGGGTTGCCTTAGGGTTACATTTGCAACCGAACCATTCCCACTAAGCACACAAACGCCACGTTGGCGCCTCCTCGCGAATTGGGCAATGCTATCTGCCACATCTGTGCCCCCGGCCACCTCCATAACGTGGCTCCGGAGGGCATTAGGGCTATCGCGAGTCACAAAAATTGGGGGTTTGGGTTTGTTCTTGGATCCGGGAGGACGACCTCTAGGTCTTCGATTACCAACTTCAACAGCACCTTCTTTAGGCTCATGATCCCGATCAttatcttcttgattttcaccACTGCTCCCACTCTCATTCACGGAAAGCTGCTTCGCCGGCAGCATAGGTGGGCAAGATCTTGGCTCTAGGCCGGACATGCCCACCTGACCACCCCACCAATTAGCCAGAATTGCAAGATTAACTCAAACTCAAGATTTTTACTTGTTTGCTTATTTTGAACAAGACCCTAAAAACTTAAAGACTATCTTGAAGATATATAGGCTtttttatcctctatttcttGTGAAGACTAAAGATAGAATTAGGGTCAGATGGAACACTTTTTCTTAAAGGAGAATTAGATGCAGAAGAAGTTCATGGAATCAAGTAAAGGGAAGAACAAGATGAAATGATAGCTAAGAAGCAGAATttgaaaaagaacaagaaaggagaaaattaaataaaagagaaaacaagTGATGATCTAAATTAATGAGGTGGGGAGAAATAAGGAACAGATGCAAATTAAAGAGGGACAGAAACTCTGGACATGAGAATCAAACCCAAattaaaggagaaaaaaaagaataaagcaCATATATAGAGATTGAAAAAACTAACGACAGAGTGTACATAGTATATATTTACTACTTATATGTCAACCATATTTTGGGAGAACAAAAAAAACAGAGAGAAGTATTATTACAAAAGGTCTACAGGAGAGGATCATGAAAAGCGGTGAGTAAGAAATGATTTTAGAGAGGTGTGAGTTGAGTTGAGATTTATTCTTTTATAGAAGTACCTCTC
This portion of the Lycium ferocissimum isolate CSIRO_LF1 chromosome 1, AGI_CSIRO_Lferr_CH_V1, whole genome shotgun sequence genome encodes:
- the LOC132069309 gene encoding AT-hook motif nuclear-localized protein 20-like gives rise to the protein MSGLEPRSCPPMLPAKQLSVNESGSSGENQEDNDRDHEPKEGAVEVGNRRPRGRPPGSKNKPKPPIFVTRDSPNALRSHVMEVAGGTDVADSIAQFARRRQRGVCVLSGNGSVANVTLRQPSAPGAVVLQGRFEILSLTGAFLPGPAPPGSTGLTVYLAGGQGQVVGGSVVGPLITAGPVMIIAATFSNATYERLPLEEEEEVGGGASGQSPVQAGNSPPALGSHGGRQQQQQQQQHELPDPSSLPIYNFTPNLLPNGGQLNHDAFAWANPRPPY